A portion of the Streptomyces sp. NBC_00376 genome contains these proteins:
- a CDS encoding RlpA-like double-psi beta-barrel domain-containing protein, whose protein sequence is MRAKIVKIAAAALLAVGSAAVIVATASASEDTDIPVPASSASGQPEDPAPSLTESPRSTLAPEPSGTMPPPEPGQTTTPPPEPGQTTTPPPEQGKATPPASGRTSGPPAEPPSSGYHGDATYYQAGLTACGIVVTDSDFAVALDSSMFESGYPSPSCGKQVEITHNGKSITATVVDQSPGAGRYGLDLTPGAYSALASLDQGSIDVTWRFVE, encoded by the coding sequence TTGAGAGCAAAGATCGTCAAAATCGCGGCGGCCGCATTACTGGCCGTCGGTTCCGCTGCCGTGATCGTCGCCACCGCCTCCGCCTCGGAGGACACCGACATCCCCGTCCCGGCATCGAGCGCTTCAGGGCAACCGGAGGACCCCGCCCCCAGCCTGACCGAGTCGCCCCGTTCCACTCTCGCCCCGGAACCCAGCGGGACGATGCCGCCCCCGGAGCCGGGCCAGACAACGACGCCACCCCCGGAGCCGGGCCAGACAACGACACCGCCCCCGGAGCAGGGCAAGGCGACACCCCCGGCGTCGGGCCGGACGTCGGGGCCGCCCGCAGAGCCGCCGTCGAGCGGCTACCACGGAGACGCGACGTACTACCAGGCCGGACTGACGGCGTGCGGCATCGTGGTCACGGACAGTGATTTCGCTGTTGCGCTCGACTCCAGCATGTTCGAATCCGGATACCCGTCTCCCTCCTGCGGGAAGCAGGTCGAGATCACGCACAACGGAAAGTCCATAACCGCGACGGTCGTTGACCAGAGCCCGGGTGCGGGCAGGTACGGCCTCGATCTGACGCCCGGCGCATACAGTGCGCTCGCCTCCCTCGACCAGGGTTCGATCGACGTCACCTGGCGTTTCGTGGAGTAG